Proteins from one Procambarus clarkii isolate CNS0578487 chromosome 8, FALCON_Pclarkii_2.0, whole genome shotgun sequence genomic window:
- the LOC138359730 gene encoding uncharacterized protein yields the protein MGDEVLYKTNREKDLGAEITPNLSPEAHIKIIPSAAYARLANIRTTFRNMCKESFITLRTTHVRPILEYVAPAWSPYLIEHKTKIEKVQRYATRQVLVLRGMSYKERLRELHLTSLEDRNSQEDMITTHKTLRGIDG from the coding sequence atgggagatgaagtcctttacAAAAcgaacagagaaaaagatctgggagCTGAAATcactccaaacctgtctcctgaagcccacatcaaaataataccatcggcggcgtatgcgagactggctaatatCAGGACTACCttcagaaacatgtgtaaggaatccttcataaCCTTGCGTACCACtcatgtaagaccaattctggagtatgtggccccagcatggagcccgtaccttatagAGCACAAGACGAagattgaaaaagttcagaggtatgccactaggcaagtcctagtactaagaggcatgagttataaagaaaggctgagggaactgcacctcacgtctctggaagacaGGAATTCtcaggaagacatgatcaccacacacaaaactctcaggggaattgacgggTAG